Genomic window (Equus quagga isolate Etosha38 chromosome 12, UCLA_HA_Equagga_1.0, whole genome shotgun sequence):
TTCCCATCTCCCCCAAGGCTGTGCATTTTTCTAAAGACCTGGTCTCGCGCTTCTAATGTCTCGGCTGCCCTTCCATCTGACAGCTTGTCCTGCTTGGCCTCAGGACTCCTCTGATGATGGCCTGCACAAGGAAGAATCTCGGGGTGATCCAGGACCTTGTGGAACATGGTGCCAATCCGCTTCTGAAGAACAAAGACGGCTGGAACAGTTTCCACATTGCCAGCCGAGAAGGCGACCCCCTGATCCTCCAGTACTTGCTCGCTGTCTGCCCGGCTGCCTGGAAGACAGAGAGCAAAATTGGGAGAACTCCTCTGCACACCGCAGGTATGGCCTGGAGCTCTGCAGGGTTGCCGGCGTGGGTGGGCTGACTGCCTTGCCCAGAACTGCAGAACATCATCGAGGTCGAGGCACCCACGGGGGTATGGAGGGTTCTGGAAGATAGAGGGCAGAGGATAAGAGCAGCTTTGGGGTCTTTTGGCATGCAATTAGTTTCTAAAGCTAGTGTAACTTGGCATTTAACATGCTCTTCTCTGTTGTTCAGTTTTcatatttatctgttttattctcCCCAGTTAGTTAGAGGGTAAGCTGGTTCCATTCTCTACTAAGGAAGTCTTTGACCTCGGGCAAGAAACAGCCTCTTGAGCaagtttcctcatcagcaaagtGATGATGGCATTGATGCCATTCCACAGGGTGGGTGTTGGGCTTCCAGAGCATGATGTGTGGGAATCCCTCAGACAGTGCCTGACATGTGGTGAGCACAGAACAACCAGCTGCTGCTCCCTCCATAGTCATTTTCACATTGTTGTTATTAAAGGCAGGAGGGAATGAGCTGTTTTCTTACATCCTCAGCAGCAGCCCCCGCAGTGCTGTCTACCTAAACAGGTAGAGGGGCTTCTAACTCAATACCTGGGCTGAGTGCATGTGACTTGTCTAGTGACGATGTCAGATACAGATTTGGGGTACAGTCGTTGTTGTTTGGAGTAATTATCCTTAAGTCTGAATTATCTATTCCTGGATTgttttaaattagtaaaaagcAAAAGTCCTGTGGCATAAGATGAGATGGATGTTGAGGAGCTCAAGAGTCCAGATCCAGAAATTCAGGACATAATCTAGCCTTCTAGGTGGTACGTTGAATTAGCACACAGGGCTCTTCGTTTCTCTAGAAATCAATGCCTGTGACATGGTATAATGTAGGAAATAGGCATGTAATTATTCTAGCCACAGTGGGCACGTGGGGACCAAGAAATCCTTTGTAAAACTTTGCAAGTGAGTAGAATACTTTTCTCCGCTCATAATCATTTGACCAGCTCCCCTTCTCTTCCAGAGAAACAGTCAGCACCCAGCCATTCTCAGAAAACGGTGGAGAACACATAGTCGAAATCTTTATCACTGAGTGTAGTTATTTTTAGTAGGAGAATCAAATCCCTGGTTATTTTGTTGTGGATTACTGTTAAAATGTTTTACGTTTCCTCAGCAAGAACTGACTGGCCCTAGGGATTTGTAGCACCTAAATGAGGAGATAGGTTTAGGATTGAAAATTTGCTGTGAAAGTGCTCACAAAGACAAGGTAATCAGGTGTTAGCTGTGTACCTGTTAAGTGACAACATCATTCTTTACCACTTGTCCTGCTAAATCCTTATTTTTCTGGGGTGGTAACAGTATACCTGACTTACTCCTTCCTGTAAGTCGTAGCTAGAAGGATGGGGCAGAGAGAGGTTCCAGGAGGAGACATGCATTTTATATACGCACTAAAAGCTCTAATTCTCAATTCTCTTCTCCCAGCGATGCATGGCTGTTTAGAGGCAGTACAGGTGCTTCTTCGAAGGTAAGAACAAAACAACAAGTAGAGGAAAATAATTCGCTAATTGTGACAGTTGATAATCTGTGCTACGTAAAGAGCTCAGGCACATTACTCGGAAAGAAACTGAGGTACCAAAAGGACATGAACAAAGGATGTAAGTGAGTAACTCAaagactataaaacaaaaatggcCCAATGAGCATGAAGAAAAATCATCCATTTcaccattcactcaacaaatatttagatattaattCAGTGCCTAATAGAAAGGAAGCACATACTAGATGCAGATCCAGCCACAGAAACAAGACGTGGTTCCCCCCTTTCAGAGCTCCCAGACTGCAGGGAAGACAGGCCCCCACGGAAGTCAGGAGTCTGATGAGTGTGCGAGGAGCCGCGGGACCCTGACAGGAGCATGAGACAGGAAGACCCAGCTTGGCCCGGGAGTGAGGAATCTCAGCCTCAGTGATCCTTCAGCTGTGGCCTGACGAGGCTGAGTGCGGGAGGCAGGAGGCATTTCAGCCAGAGCTAACAGTACCCCTGAGTGCTTGGCCCGGAAAAAGCACAGTGCATGTGAGAAACTGGAAGAGGTTCAGTATGTGCTGAAGACTCAAGAGCGAAGGGGAGAGCAGGGCGCGATGAGGCTGCGGAGGGAGGCCAGAATTAGGTCAGGTGGGACACTAGACCCTGTGAAGGATTTTAGACTTTATTCTGAGCATATACGATGCCATGAAGGGTTTTAAACGGGGGTGTGGTAACaagaaatttgtgtttttcaaagatcCTTTGGTTGCTAAACAGACAATGGATTGGAGGGGGAGCAGGAGTGGGTGCTGTGGAAGCGGTGGGAGGCTGTGGCAGTTGAACGGGAGAGGGATAACAGTAGCTGGACTAAGAACCTGACTGTCGGGATGAGAAAGATACTGAAGAAGTGGAAGCAGCAGATCTAGGTGAGTAATTCGATAAAGCggatgagggagaaggaggagtcaaggatgGCTTCCAGGTTTCTCCCTTTGGCAACCAGTGATGGCGCGGGCGCTGTTTCTTGAGATAGAGAACACTGGACGAGCAGCAGGGTTTGGGGGCAAAGATGATAATTTCACTTTGGGACATGCTGAGTTGCACGTAGCTCTGAGTCATTCAAGCAAAGGTGTGAGGTGGGCAGTTAGAGACACAGTTCTGAAGCCCAGTGGAGAGGTGTGGGCCGAGACACAAATGTGGGCTTCATCGACACGGAGATGACAGTTGACTCCGTAAGAGTGAAAGAGATTACCCGAGGGAACGATGTACggtaagaagagaagagggcctGACGCAGGGCCCTGAAAGCACGGCTTACGTGTGGGCCCTGCCTGCCGATGGTTGGAACACTCTTGGTTTAGGCAAACTcctaaatattcattcattcaacagatactttTTAAGCACCTCCCGTGTGTTAGGTGCTGGGTGACAAGCACAACAAACGTGGTCCTTTCCCTCACGGCCTGTAGGCAGGTGTGGAAGCCACGTGTTGACAAGCAGTCACAGaaataaataccataaaattACAGACGTTAGTAGTACTACAAAGGAAAAGTACGCCATGCCATGAGGGAACGAAGGTCGTACAGTCGATGAGGGAGAAGACAGGGCTCTGTGAGGTCGCAGGGAAGCTGCAAGGTGAAGGATGAGTTGGAGTTTGTCAAAGGAAGAATAGAGAAATCAGGTCCCGAGCAGAGGGAATCAGCAAGTGCCAAGGCAGCAAAGAGCTGGGCAACTGGAGGAGCAGAAGAAGGgaggacaggaagaaggaaggaaggagagaaagtagGTTGTGGGTGCCCAGGGAAGAGGGTCCCCGAGGAACCTGGAGAGGTAAGTAGGTGCCACGTTATCCTGATGGTTAGAGGTCGTGTTGTGGTTTTAGACTTTATCCTTTGCAACTGGAGAGTAGTTCCAGGTTTTCAGGAGGAGTGGCTGTCCCCAAATTCACGTGGTGAGAAGCTTGCTCTGGTGGCAGTGAGGATGGCTTAGCAAGGCAGGAGCCTCAGTGAGCACAACCATTAAGGAGGCTGTTGTCTATTGACTTGGTCATAAGGGTgaaagcagagatggagagaagggtacagttttttgaaatattttggatatagaaTTGAGAGATTTTGGTAATAGGTTGGTTATGAGGGATAAGGGACGGCTTCAAGGCTGCTGGCATGAGAAGCTGGACCAATGAtgaaggctggaggaggggctgatTGGCTGGGGAAGAGCGGCGCACTCCTGAAGAGCTCAGGTCAGATACTGAGATGGGGCAAGAGGGAGAGTCGCAGGTTTTCACAGATCGTTTGTAAGGTGTGTTGTGGACTGCAGGTGGGCAAGACTCCACTGTGCATGGATTTGAAGCAGTGACTTTCCTCAGCTCTGGTGTGTTGGATTTGGGCTCTAGGTGCCAGTATGAACCCAACTGCAGAGACAAGTGTGGACTCACACCCTTTATGGACGCGATTCAGTGTGGTCACATCAACGTAGCAAGGCTGCTCCTGGAAAAACATAAGGTATAGCGATGGTTTGGTTTTATTCCTTTGGGTCTTCCTACAAGTTTTACGTCATAGAATAAACAGAAAGCATAGGTATTCAGaccttgggttcaaatcccagctctgccacagggACCTCTTGCGGGACCCCTTGATCTCTTTAAGCATCAGTGCTCCCATCTGTAAGGTGGAGacacatttaattttcttcagagGGTTAccataaggattaaataagataatgcacataaagcagTTAGCAAAGTCAGGATTCCATAAACAGCAGCCGTTTGATAGCACTGATAACCACAAGCTCTCCCCACGCAGTACGCTTTTGGTACTTTAGCATAGAGCGTTGACTCTTAACCTTTGTTTTGGTTACAGAGTCCTCTGAGAATCTTACATAAGCTATGTATCATCTGCCCAGAAAAACATACATAGATGACAAAGCTTTGGCAAAAGATCAGAAGGTCCATGGCCCAGGTTTCTCTGCGCcttatttttgttcctctctctccccaacctGCTAGGCTTGCGTTTCTGCTGAGGATTCCCTGGGGGCCCAGGCTATCCACAGGGCAGCAGTCACCGGGCAGAACGAAGCCATCCGGTTCTTGGTCTCTGAACTTGGTGTTGACGTAGATGTGAGAGCAGCATCGACCCGCCTCACGGCACTTCATTATGCAGCTaaggtttgtttcttttcatcacGGCGTCCCTGCTCCCTTAGGCTTGCCTCACCCCACTGATGAGTAGCTCCAGAATTCTGTTTCTTTGGCTTCAACTCTGTGGAGGAAAGAAATCACCCATGATATACTCCTGAAATGTTTGTGATTCTGAAGCCCTGTGTCCCTTTAAGGAGAAAACTGCCTTTATTTTTCCTAggtaaaaactgagaaaaacccTTTACTCCATATATTGCCTGGGCTTTATGTCTGTCcgttccccaccccccaccactacctttttttttgttttcaggaatGTTATTTGAAGCCATAAAAATCCATTGTATAAAATTTCTGGCTCTTTCTCCTTATACTGGATTTCAGAAGTTAAGATTTCTTTAACTGAGGCAAGGAAATTGCATTTACTGGACTCTCCGatgtataaaatatttgacatGCAAAAAGTTTTCCCTAGAAAAGTAGCCGCTTGCACCTTCCTGTTTTAAATGCCAGGAGTCTTTTGTGGATTATCTTTAACATGGTTAGCTACCTACCTTTACTTAGTTTTCTTAGCaacagaaataagtatttttCTGGTGAGCTACACTCCTGCCTGCGTTCCCCCCGTGAGAAAGTGGATAGATAGATGAGGCTGGGCTGAGGGTGTGGCATGTGGCCGCAGGGGGAGAAAAGCTAGCGGCTTCACCCACAGGAAAAGTAAACCTGCAATTGATTTTAGTCTCACTGCATCCTAATGGACTAACTGGCTAGACAGAAAGTCCATAAATTGCCTTATAAATGGTGATGCTAGCTGTGATAAAAATCCCATCCAGGAGAGCCTGCAGTCTTCTCTAGTTTGTCTCTTCCCTAAAGACTTCAGCAAAGAGTATGTTTGCTTGGGAGGGTTTGGACTTGTGTGTTCTGTACAAATCACAAGATTTATACTCAATGCACTCAAGGAAACCCAACTGTATTAGTCAATAAATTGGCTTACAAAGTTAATCTTCTATATTCTAATGACTAAATGTCAccaaaatctttatttattgatttttactgAAATTTGAGAGTGATATAACATGTCTTCCTTTAGATATGAAAATTCAGTTTTAGCAGTTGTGTTTTAGAAAAAGTACCTAATGTGCATTAGAGTTTGCATTTAAAGCTTTGCTTTTGTCCTCATCGCAGCGATAACAAGTTTGTTTCAACACTCAGGAAGGTCACGTAAGCACAGTTCAGATGCTCTTATCCTTGGGTGCTGACATCAACGCTAAAGATGCAAGAAGTCGGTCAGGTACGCCCTCATTTTACATGGGCCTTGGAAATTGTTAGTAAACCGCATAGAAACAGTACGTGGACCTTAATATTAAAACCGTTGGTTTAGTACTAGTCCTCTAATAGCTCAGccagcttttctttaaaataacgtCTGTTCTGTTTGCAAAGCTATAGAAATATTGCTGTTGCCATAGCAATCATGATGACTACTATTCACTACTACTGCTGTTATTGtcgtttttattattttaagccacaacAATATATGTGACATAAAAGCACTTTATCTTAATCCATGATGACGCCAGCTATCCGGGTGTTATATAGATTCTTCATAGGTCATCCCTGTTTAGAGTGTATTTCGAAACTATAAtcactataattttttaagtttatggctcagaaagatattttcagagCTAATTGTTTAGACTTACCCTTTAGAATAAACCCTCTCGTTATTATTCTGTGCGCCAGTGGCCACCTTGCAAGGGTCTAGTGGGATCGCACAGATAACCAGCTGCTCGCCGTGGGGCTGCAGAGGGCGGTCACTGAGTCCAGGGACACAAGACTGTCTCCTAAAGATGGGGCAGGACCCGGGACCTTGGGGCCCGCAGCACACTGGAAACCTGCACTAACTTCTAACCAGAATGGGTTAGCGTTTTTCTAAAATGtcagcactttttctttttgtcacatCATTCTTATTCATGGTGATATTTTTACTCACACAGAGAATTCACGAAACTTTGAGAATGTTTTCTGTGCCATGTGAAGTCTCCGATTCTCATTCTTGCTTTGTTGCTTCAGACAAGTCTCTTACATCCTCTCCtgttggttttattatttttaaaaccatttcagTCCCAGTCAGGTTAAAAGGAGAAATGTTTTGATCCCATATAGGCAGTCGTAAGGATAAATTATGGAAATATAAGATCTGTATAATTGAAAGAGCCAGTGTTTTTATTAGGAGCAACGTACTTACTAGGTCATTATTGTGTTGGGGTCATGCACTGAGTTCCTgtggcttctctctccctccgCTCAGCCCTGCACCTGGCCTGTGCAGGGCAGCACGTGGCTTGTGTCGAGTTTCTCCTGCAGTCTGGGCTGAGAGACTCCGCAGACATCACGGGCACCCTGGCTCAGCAGCTCGCACGGAGTGCAGACATCCTCCATTGCTTCGACCACAGCGTGACGACGTGAGGGTGTTTCTAAAGGAAGACAGTGCAGCGCGTGGTAACTGCCATCCTGCTGCTTAAGTCGTTACCAGATTCAGTGAAGTCGGTCAGTAGCCAGTGTTTTCTGCCTTCCTTCACTCTGCCCTCTCCACTCAGTTGAGAATTCCCAGAGATTGGGAGGCtggcttcccagctgtgtgactggcACAGTGTGAGATCTTGAGCACAATCGGAATCTTCCCATAGGCTGTATTTCACTTTCCTACCCTTCAGGTGGGATTAGATGATGTCTGTGAGGTCAGTGTCTGGACTCCTTAGAATAGCAGATAATGTGCATGAATATGatgtgtacatatttttatatgtgtgtatatatatgaaatgttttataataaatatatggcAAGGCAATGATAACATTAAAAGTAGAAGAAACTGCTGTTAGctgtttactttcttctttcatatgcttttttcttGGCCATTACAATGGTTTAACTTTTGGTTTTGTAGTTGGGAAGGAAGTGCTTATAATCTGTTGACACAGACATTTATAAGGAgttaatgaaaatgtttctatattttaagCACTGCTAGTTAAGCTATAATGTTTT
Coding sequences:
- the ANKRD16 gene encoding ankyrin repeat domain-containing protein 16 isoform X1 → MADPRRLCRLVQEGRLGALREELRGAGPALCPGPAGDTLLHCAARHGRRDVLAYLVEAWDMDIEAANRDYKRPLHEAASMGHRDCVQYLLGRGAAVDCLKKADWTPLMMACTRKNLGVIQDLVEHGANPLLKNKDGWNSFHIASREGDPLILQYLLAVCPAAWKTESKIGRTPLHTAAMHGCLEAVQVLLRRCQYEPNCRDKCGLTPFMDAIQCGHINVARLLLEKHKACVSAEDSLGAQAIHRAAVTGQNEAIRFLVSELGVDVDVRAASTRLTALHYAAKEGHVSTVQMLLSLGADINAKDARSRSALHLACAGQHVACVEFLLQSGLRDSADITGTLAQQLARSADILHCFDHSVTT
- the ANKRD16 gene encoding ankyrin repeat domain-containing protein 16 isoform X2, which gives rise to MRNQKLAEVKWLTPNHLCGRRGRPEPPPSIFMLPNPGSFLPITQKTRHQDDKMAAEGGFNHGGTRTPLMMACTRKNLGVIQDLVEHGANPLLKNKDGWNSFHIASREGDPLILQYLLAVCPAAWKTESKIGRTPLHTAAMHGCLEAVQVLLRRCQYEPNCRDKCGLTPFMDAIQCGHINVARLLLEKHKACVSAEDSLGAQAIHRAAVTGQNEAIRFLVSELGVDVDVRAASTRLTALHYAAKEGHVSTVQMLLSLGADINAKDARSRSALHLACAGQHVACVEFLLQSGLRDSADITGTLAQQLARSADILHCFDHSVTT